One genomic window of Nicotiana sylvestris chromosome 10, ASM39365v2, whole genome shotgun sequence includes the following:
- the LOC138879094 gene encoding uncharacterized protein: MDIIGFWNTRGLNKPHKQKEINMFMNNQRVGLFGLLKTKIKRAKAQQAALNICNGWSFTTNLIKHPAGRIWVVWKPGIYDVNITIVSEQLIHCIVQHRGTRRQFNVTIVYGFNNQSMRRRLWEDIKSIHQMVNRPWAIMGDFNSILSTEERVGSSVTMAKIREFKKCMEECSLQDMRSSGAYYTWSNKQPGDSRVMSKIDRVLINYEWTIKLPASEVHYMQLGLFYHAPGIIN, translated from the coding sequence ATGGATATAATAGGTTTCTGGAATACCAGGGGATTGAATAAGCcacacaaacagaaggaaataAACATGTTTATGAACAATCAAAGAGTAGGCTTATTTGGTCTCCTGAAAACAAAGATTAAAAGAGCTAAAGCACAACAAGCTGCTCTTAATATATGCAATGGTTGGTCCTTTACTACGAATTTAATAAAACATCCGGCAGGAAGAATATGGGTCGTATGGAAACCTGGAATCTATGATGTAAATATAACAATTGTATCTGAACAACTAATACACTGTATAGTTCAGCATAGAGGGACAAGGAGACAATTTAATGTCACAATAGTTTATGGTTTTAATAATCAGAGCATGAGAAGGCGGCTATGGGAAGACATCAAGAGCATACATCAAATGGTCAATAGGCCTTGGGCAATAATGGGGGATTTCAACAGCATTCTGAGCACAGAGGAAAGAGTGGGGAGTTCAGTCACCATGGCAAAGATAAGGGAATTTAAAAAGTGTATGGAGGAGTGTTCATTACAAGACATGAGATCCTCGGGTGCATACTATACATGGAGTAACAAACAACCAGGAGATAGTAGAGTAATGAGCAAAATAGATAGAGTTCTTATCAACTATGAATGGACGATAAAGCTACCTGCATCAGAAGTTCACTATATGCAActaggattattttatcatgcccCGGGCATTATCAACTGA